The region GAGCGGGAGACCGATTGGATCGAGCAATCGGAAATGAATGGTTCTGCTGACGCGCGTAGCCACCGCTCGTCCCGACTATTTGTATTTGGTAATGAGCACGGTTTCGACAATGGGAAGACACATTATCAGGTGGTAGTAGGTCGTGTCTGATCAACGCTAAAGACGACCGAAAACGGTTACCACATTGCCCAAACAGTGTTTTCTTGCGACTGCAATTGCAGGTTGTCGATCTGTTTCGTACCGTAGCCACCATCAAGATCAGTCTCGGTACGTGGGCTTCCTGCCCGCATCGGATGGTGTAACCTCCAGGCAAGGCGCAGCGCAAGAATGCACATTAAAAAGATCTACATAAAGAATTTCAAAAAGATACGGGACGACTATTTCGAATTTAACGACGACATCAACATTCTCGTTGGCGATAACGAAAGCGGCAAAAGCACGATCTTGGAGGCGATTGAGCTTTGCCTAAACTTGCGACATCGCGGTAAACCGCTTTCAACCAGTCTGTCCGCTGATCTATTCAGTGTAGACGCTGTCGCCGACTTTCTTGCCGGGCCGAAAGACCAAGGCTCCTTCCCGGAGTTACTGATTGAAGCCTACCTTGAGGGCGACAGCGACCTCAAGGGGAACAACAACACCCTAGGATCAAACTGCCCAGGTATCTTTGTCCGTGTTTTTTTTGATCCTGATCTGGCCTCTGCTTACCTCGAATACTCCAAGAAGCCCGAAGACATCCTTTCGCTTCCAATCGAATTCTATCGTTTTGAATGGTATGCTTTTTCTTGGGATAAATTATCGCCTTACAACAAGAGAATTTCCTGCCTGTTCGTTGATCCAACAGCGCTGCACCCAACAATGGGCGCACGGCGATACATTTCTGATATCCTCGAAACCGCTCTTGAGAGGGAAGACAAGACGCTCCTGAACACAAACTACCGACAATTAAAAAAGAAGTTTGACGCAGAGCCTGATGTCGTAAAGGTCAATAGCGAACTCGATAAGCAAGATGACATAACGGGTAAGAATCTCGAATTCTCAATCGAGAGTTCCCCTCAGACCAGTTGGGAAAACAATCTTCAGCTTACTCTAGATAGCATCCCTTTTTCGCAGATTGGACAGGGCGAACAACACCAAGTTCAGATGAAGTTGGCGCTGTGGAAGAAGTCAACAGCCGCCAATGTGGTAATGATAGAAGAGCCAGAAATTCACCTATCACATATGAATTTGGTAAAGTTGGTGAAGTTCATAGAAGACAGGCACCAGGGTCAGCAGATCTTTCTAACGACCCACAGTTCTTATGTTCTAAACAAGCTCAGCTTTGAGAAAATTTGCCTTTTGGCAGATGGCTACAAACGTTTGCATGAGATTGACCCCAAGACCGTGAAAACACTTAGGCGGCTACCAGGATACGATACATTGCGGGTCGTGCTCAGTAAAAGTGTGATCTTGGTTGAGGGCCCCTCGGATGAACTCGTCCTCAAGAAAATTTACCTCAAAAAATTCGGCAAGCTTCCCGAAGAAGACGGCATCGATATCATTGTCGTTCGTGGGATCGGCTTCAAAAACTTCTTGAACATTGCGCAGCATCTCGGAAATGCAGTGCATGTAGTCAAGGACAACGATGGAGATTGGCAAAAGAACATCGTGGATTGGAAGGCTCCATACGACGAGTATGGATTTATCAAGGTGTTCTCGCCCAAGCCTGCTCATGAAAACTCCCTGGAACCAGCATTCATTTACGCAAACTCAGGTTCACAGACTAAGTTGGATGTCTATGCCAAGGTGGTTTTGTCAACGCAAACATACAATGAATACGCCACTGGTGATTTGGCGGCGAGACAGGCTTTCCTAACCAATTGGTTCTCGGGCGAGGGAACAGGTGGCAGGAAGGTCGACTCCGCGATGCGAATCTTTGAATCGGACGATGAATTAACGGTACCGAACTACCTCATTGAGGCTTTGCATTTTGACTAAGGAGTTGATCATTGCGTGTGCTGGCGCGGGTAAGTCTGCCAAGATCATTAATGATGCCATTGCTCGGTATCGAGATCGGAAACGTTCTTTGATCTTGACGTATACCGATTGCAACCAACGCCAGATCATCCAGCGTCTTTCTTCCAAGTTGGGGGCCGTCCCTCCCGAAATCAAAGTCAAAGGGTGGTTTACCTTTTTGTTGGAGGACATGGTACGACCATATCAATCGTGCGTTCTAGAAGACAGAGTGAGCGGCCTAAATTTCAATGAAACTGATCCACACAAGCGAAATGGATACACTATTAGAGGCCGCGCTGAGCGCGCATCAGGCGGCAGCATCAACCAACAGCATTTCGTCACAAAAGAGACCCAAAAAGCCCACTCAGCATATCTGTCGAAGTTTGCTTGTAGAATTGCAGAAGAGACTAAAATCATAAGAAAGGTTGGGCGCAAATCCTACAAAGTTGGATGCGCAACCGAGCGCCTTGAAGAGATTTATGACGTCATCTTCATTGATGAGGTTCAGGATCTCGTCGGCTGGGACTTCGAACTGCTGCGGTTGTTCTCTGCATGCTCCGAACTAGACGTCATTTGTGTCGGAGATTTCAGGCAGACCATCTACCAAACCGCCAATGCTCAGAAGAAACCCAAGAGCAACGCTGAAAAAGTATCATATTTTCAGGACATCGGGTTTTCGCAATCCAGCCTGAATAAGAGTCGTCGTTCTGTCGCCTCCATCTGTACGTTTTCCGACAGAATACACCATGGCCTTGGATTTCGTTCCACAATCTCAGGCGTCGATGAGCGAAACCTACCAGCCGCGATTGCTGAGCATCTTGGCGTGTTCGCTGTGAAGAGAGCCGACTTCGAGGCTTACTACGAGCGCTATCGTCCTACTATTCTGCGGCAGAGCCATTCCACTGAGCAGCAGATTTGCTCAGGGCGCGAAGCGTTCAACTTTGGCAAGTCCAAAGGTATGACGTTTTGCCGAACACTTATTATTCCCACAGGACCGCAGAAAGCATTCTTGCAAGGCAACTCGAATGCAATTGCGGCTGGCTCTACTGACAAGGCAGTAAACGCATTCTACGTAGCCTCTACCAGAGCTCGATACAGCACCGGTTTCTTGTTAGATGAAGACGTTAGCATCGACGGCGTTACTGCATGGCGCCCGTAGTGCGGCAACGTCTATGTGAATGAGGCGACGCCTCCTTGTTGGCTGCTTCCATAGTTGAGGCCTCGTGCCTAGCTTCAGTTGCGCTGAACGTTGAGTATATCTGCTCGCTCTAGTGCTGATCGCAAGGCAGTGTTCGAAACCCGCACATAGATCTCCGTTGTCCTTAGGTTGGCATGTCCGAGCAGCGCCTGAACCATGCGGATGTCGGTGCCTTCCTCGATCAAGAGGGTCGCGGCAGAATGTCTGAACCGGTGCGGCGTCAGATGGGGTGCGATCCCTAAGCGATCTGACAGCACCCGAAGCCGTTTCCGAAAAGTTTGCGACCGAAGCCGACGACCAACAGCGTTCAGAAAGAGCGGCGACTTCCGCGAACTGTGCGTGGCCCGAAATGTGCAGTATTGCCGAAAGACCTCCTGCAACTCCGCATTCGGCACAAACACAATCCGCTCCTTGTTGCCTTTGCCGCGCACGATCATTTGGGCGGCGTCGGTGGAGACATCGCGGATCTTCAGGTTGGTGAGTTCACTGATCCGAAGACCGGTCACAATCAGCAGTTTGATGATCAAGATCGTGGCCTCCTGATCAGTGGCGATGGCTGAGTGAGCTGGCCGTGCACTGGTCGGCTCGGCTTCTGACTCCAAGACGGCTTTCAAGGTTTCCCGTTCTATCGGTCGAGGCAGGCGCCGTGGAATGCGGGCCGAAGCGCGGACGCCGGTAAATGGGGAGGGCAGGGCGCTGTTCCGATCTGCGCGCCAGGCGAAGTACGACTTGAGGGTGACGAGCCGCCGCTCGATGGTTGCGGGCTTGGCTTTCAGTTCATCGCGCAGATGACGATGGTAGGCGAGGATGTCGTCTTTCGATAGCGGATCCGAGAGCCTGTGGATCTGAGTGAAGCGCGCAAAGGTGCGCAGATCCTGGGCGTAGGCACGCAATGTGTGATGGCCGACGCCGCGTTCATCGCGGCGTGAGTTGACGAAAGCGGTGTGATCGAGATGGGACATGTTGGACTCCTGTTGAGGTGTCCTGCCAGTGCATCACAGTCTCGGGGATCGGCGAAATCGCCCGCCGAACCGGTAACGATAATGGAAATGTTATCGAACGCCACGCTTCAGTTCTTTAGACGCTCGTTCACACCGCGATGCCGATGACAGCAAAGGCTTGACTCGGGTCTTATTAAGGTAGTTGCGCAACGTGACTGATGACGAGAATTCTCTTTACTTGTAAAACTTCTTCGCCTGCGGATGGTCTTTGATTTGCTCGGGCCTGTAGGGTTTCATTTCCCCAACGTGTGACACAGCTTGCGCCTTGAGCCGTTCGAGAACGGATGGATGCAGTTTAAAGATGGGCTCAACTATACGCGGCTTGCTAGGCCACTTTTTCTTTATCGGCCCGAACTTGAACATGTAGGTTTCTTCATGTTGCATGGCCGTTGGATCCGGCGATCTGACCAGCATGTCTTCATTGATCTGTATTTCCGGCACACATTCCTGCAATTCTGTGACCATCCAATCCAGGGCGATATCGCTCAGGCGCGACTCCGGTTCCAGGTAGCTGCCGCCCACGTCACTGTGGCAACCGGAAAACCATACCTGCTTTAGCCACTCGGGCTTTCGCCCTACGGTCTTTTCGGCTTCCGCTCGCATTGCCCATTTTACTCTGGGAAAGTCTTTGCGATGTTCGTCGATCGCCAGAGCATGTCGAGCGAAACGGACATCAGAATCCAACCATTTGTCGTAGTTCTTGCGATTCCAGACGGCCCGATGCCCGTTTTTCCAAATGGCCCACCAGTCACGGGCGTTGGAAATTTTGAGCGGCT is a window of Roseovarius sp. W115 DNA encoding:
- a CDS encoding AAA family ATPase — encoded protein: MHIKKIYIKNFKKIRDDYFEFNDDINILVGDNESGKSTILEAIELCLNLRHRGKPLSTSLSADLFSVDAVADFLAGPKDQGSFPELLIEAYLEGDSDLKGNNNTLGSNCPGIFVRVFFDPDLASAYLEYSKKPEDILSLPIEFYRFEWYAFSWDKLSPYNKRISCLFVDPTALHPTMGARRYISDILETALEREDKTLLNTNYRQLKKKFDAEPDVVKVNSELDKQDDITGKNLEFSIESSPQTSWENNLQLTLDSIPFSQIGQGEQHQVQMKLALWKKSTAANVVMIEEPEIHLSHMNLVKLVKFIEDRHQGQQIFLTTHSSYVLNKLSFEKICLLADGYKRLHEIDPKTVKTLRRLPGYDTLRVVLSKSVILVEGPSDELVLKKIYLKKFGKLPEEDGIDIIVVRGIGFKNFLNIAQHLGNAVHVVKDNDGDWQKNIVDWKAPYDEYGFIKVFSPKPAHENSLEPAFIYANSGSQTKLDVYAKVVLSTQTYNEYATGDLAARQAFLTNWFSGEGTGGRKVDSAMRIFESDDELTVPNYLIEALHFD
- a CDS encoding UvrD-helicase domain-containing protein, whose protein sequence is MTKELIIACAGAGKSAKIINDAIARYRDRKRSLILTYTDCNQRQIIQRLSSKLGAVPPEIKVKGWFTFLLEDMVRPYQSCVLEDRVSGLNFNETDPHKRNGYTIRGRAERASGGSINQQHFVTKETQKAHSAYLSKFACRIAEETKIIRKVGRKSYKVGCATERLEEIYDVIFIDEVQDLVGWDFELLRLFSACSELDVICVGDFRQTIYQTANAQKKPKSNAEKVSYFQDIGFSQSSLNKSRRSVASICTFSDRIHHGLGFRSTISGVDERNLPAAIAEHLGVFAVKRADFEAYYERYRPTILRQSHSTEQQICSGREAFNFGKSKGMTFCRTLIIPTGPQKAFLQGNSNAIAAGSTDKAVNAFYVASTRARYSTGFLLDEDVSIDGVTAWRP
- a CDS encoding tyrosine-type recombinase/integrase, with amino-acid sequence MSHLDHTAFVNSRRDERGVGHHTLRAYAQDLRTFARFTQIHRLSDPLSKDDILAYHRHLRDELKAKPATIERRLVTLKSYFAWRADRNSALPSPFTGVRASARIPRRLPRPIERETLKAVLESEAEPTSARPAHSAIATDQEATILIIKLLIVTGLRISELTNLKIRDVSTDAAQMIVRGKGNKERIVFVPNAELQEVFRQYCTFRATHSSRKSPLFLNAVGRRLRSQTFRKRLRVLSDRLGIAPHLTPHRFRHSAATLLIEEGTDIRMVQALLGHANLRTTEIYVRVSNTALRSALERADILNVQRN